CCTTCGAGGCCACCTCGACGTCGATGGCGTCGACGTCGGCGAACCGCTTGAAGAGGACGCCCTTGCCTTCCATCACCGGCTTCGACGCCAGGGCGCCCAGGTCGCCGAGGCCCAGGATGGCGGTGCCGTTCGAGATCACCGCCACCAGGTTGCCCTTGGAGGTATAGTCGTAGGCCGCCTCGGGATCGTCGGCGATCTTCAGCACCGGCACGGCGACGCCCGGCGAATAGGCGAGCGACAGGTCCCGCTGGGTGGCCATGGGCTTGGTCGCCGCGATGGCGATCTTTCCGGGGCGGGGCAGGCGGTGGAAGCTCAGCGCTTCCTCGTCGGTGAAGGTGCGTTTTTCGGCGTCGCTCATGCGCGCGCGTTCCCCCTGGCTGGGCGCGGGTGAAGGAAGAGGCGCAACCTATAGAGAGACGCGCCCCCGCGAACAACCATCGGCGCCGCTTTCCCGAGGGGGATGCAAGTTTCTCGGGCCGCCTGGAACCGAACCCGAGGCCGGCGTGTTGTTGGACCCGCAGGGGTGCGGGGGCGTGCAGGGAGCATGCCTACATGAGAGAAGTCCTTTCCGCCGCCGCGGCCGTCGCCGCGCTGGCCATCGCCGCGCCGTCCTTCGCGCAGCAATCCACGACCACCGATGCGGCGACGCCGCCGACGTCCGGCTCGACCGGCGCCGGGGCCGACGCCTCCACGGACGTGGGCGCGGGCGTGGGCGCGGGCGCGTCGACCGACGCCGGCGCGAGCACGTCGACCGGCCTGTCCACGGGCGCGACCGCCAGCGCCGCTCAGGCGGGCGCCGACGCCAGCGTGACGACCGGCATGACGGTCAAGGACAAGACCGGCGCGACGATCGGCCAGGTCAGCGACGTGAAGACCGAGGGCGGCAAGACCATGGCCACCATCAAGATGGGCGCCGAGTCCTTCGCCGTGGACGCCGCCAATCTCGGCGTCGCCGGGGGTTCTGCGATGATCAACGCCTCCCAGGCCGAGATCCAGCAGATGCTGAAGAAGTAGGTCGGTCCGCACCGACGATCGAGGCGGCCGCGGCGACGCGGCCGCCTTTTTCGTGCCCGGGGTCTTCGTGCGCGGGGCTAGACCGTCCCGAACAGGGCCTCCAGCGCGGCGTCGGCGACGCGCTTCAGCTCGGGCCCGTCGGCGCCCGTGCGCGCGCGGATCGCCAGGGTGTGCAGGGTCGCCGCCGCCACCGCCGCCGCCGCCGCCGGGCTCAGGCCGGGGGCGAGCTGGCCGGCGTCCGCCGCGAAGCGGGCCCGGAACGCCGCCTCGGTCCGTTCGATGAAGTCGGCCACGAGGCTGCGCACCTCGGCGTCCTCCACCGCCTGGGTCACCGCCGTCCCCACCACGAAGCAGCCGCGCTGGCCCACCTCGCCGGCCCGGTAGAGCTCGATGCTGCGTTCGAAGATGAAGGCGATCACCTGCCGCAGGGGCCGCTCGGGCTGCAGCGCCCTGCCCAGCGCCCCCAGCGCCTCGTCGCGCGACCGGCCGAGGGCGGCGAGGTACAGCGCCCGCTTGTCGCCGAACGCGGCGTAGAGGCTCGGGCG
The Phenylobacterium zucineum HLK1 genome window above contains:
- a CDS encoding TetR/AcrR family transcriptional regulator, with product MVQKEERDGGRRRGRPRSFDPDAVLEKARAVFWNLGYAATSLDDLAAATGLNRPSLYAAFGDKRALYLAALGRSRDEALGALGRALQPERPLRQVIAFIFERSIELYRAGEVGQRGCFVVGTAVTQAVEDAEVRSLVADFIERTEAAFRARFAADAGQLAPGLSPAAAAAVAAATLHTLAIRARTGADGPELKRVADAALEALFGTV